A segment of the Bdellovibrio bacteriovorus genome:
CGATCAAGACCGGAACCGAGTTCAAAAAGACCACCATCGGTGGTCTTTCCGGCATGGCCTTCAGTGGCGACACTCTGTGGGCGCTTTCTGATGATCGTGGAAAGTTCGGGGAGCCCCGCTTTTACGGTTTTGACCTGAAGATTTCGGGGAAGTCTGTTTCTTTAAACCCCAAATCCGTCAGCTTTATTTCAGGCCTTCCCAAAACCGGGGAGCGGGCCGCGATTTTGGATCCTGAAGGGCTGGCGCTGTTGCCGTCCGGGGATTTCTTGGTTTGCTCTGAAGGCAGCAACGATTCCAAACCACGCGAAATGCCCCGGATCTTCCGTATTAGCCCGCAAGGGACGTGGAAGTCCGACCTGTCCGTTCCGGCCAAGTTTTTACCCGAATCCATCGGCCAGCAAAAGCAGGGCGTGCAGAACAACCTTTCGTTTGAGGGACTCTCAAGTTCCGTGGACGGGAAGGTGCTGTTTGCGAGTGTAGAAACTTCCCTTTTCCAGGATTATGTCGCCGGAGAAGAGGAAAAAGGCGACTGGCTGCGAATTCTCAAGTACGAAGACAAGCCTGAAAAAGGCTATCAGCCCTTGGCCGAGTATGCTTATCGCCTGGATCCGTTGAAAGACGGGCACGGGGGAAAAGAAGTCTTCCGCGGGGCTTCGGAAATTCTGGCCGTCAGTGAAACCAAACTGATTGTGCTGGAACGCGGAGTGCGCCTGCTGCCGAAAAAGATCTGGGCCAATACGATCACTTTGTATCTGGTGGATCTTTCCAAAGGCACGGATGTTTCGGGTGTAAGTAAGTTGGAAGGTGCGAAGTTCACGGGTGTTAAAAAAATAAAGCTGGTGGATTTCGAATCTGATCTTGGTAAAAAACGTGGCGACAAACGTGTGCAGAACTTTGAAGCTTTGGCCTGGGGGCCGAAACTTCCGGATGGCCGGCGCAGTTTGCTGATAATGAGTGATAATAATTTTTCAAAAAAAGAAATCACCGAGTTGGTTGTTTTCGCAGTTGAGGGTGAATAGTTATGATGACAGTGTGGCGTCTTCGTCAGGGAGCCGATAAAAGAATTCGCAGTGGACACCCGTGGGTGTTTTCCAACGAGCTGCTGGTAAGCCCTAAGGGTCATCCCGCGGGTGCGGCGGTAGAGCTTCAGGATTCCAAAGGGCAGTTCTTGGCCCGCGGTTACGGCAATCCTCATTCCCTGATTTCTTTCCGTGCGTTGAGCTTCAACAGTCAGGACAAGGATCCAACCAGTTTTGACTTCCTTCATGAAAAGATCTTCAACTCTTGGCGCGTAAGAAAGGCTGCGGGCTTCCGTGGCAGCTTCCGCCTGGCGTTTGGCGAATCTGATTTCATCCCAGGTTTGGTTCTGGATTACTATGTGATCGTACAAAACGGCAAACGTGCTCAGCTCTTTGCTGCCCAGTTGGTGACGGCGGGAATGAATGAAGCCCTGAAGGATGCGGAAGGCTTCTTCAAAGGTTTGGCTGAAAAAGCTCATGCGCAAGGTCTTTCCGAGTTTGGCTGGGATCAAACGGCGGTGGTGATTCGTAATGACGTGGGTGTGCGCAAGCTTGAAGGCTTGCAGGTTGAAGAGCCGCGCCTGATCAAGGATCTGCCGGACATGAACCTTCGTGATGTTGAAATCGTGCTAAACGCCGCAGGTGATGACGGCACGATCACCATGAGCTGTGATCTGGTTGAAGGCCAAAAAACGGGCTTTTTCCTGGATCAGACTCACAACATCTTCCTGGCAGTGGGGTTATTTAAGAACTGGGCAAAAACCCAACAGCCGCGCAAGATCCGTGTGCTTGATCTGTGCTGCTATGTCGGTCACTGGTCCACGCAGATTACTCGCGCTTTGAAGTCTTTGGGCTTTGAAGTGGAAGTGTCTTTGGCGGATATCTCCAAGACCGCGTTGGCCTTCGCGAAAAAGAATGCCGAGCGTGAAGGGGCGGAAGTCGTCGTTCACGAAATGGACGTGTCTGAAGGTTTGGCGGCTTTACCAAGCACTCACTACGACATCGTGATTGCGGACCCACCGGCGTTTATCAAATCCAAAAAAGACATCCCTATCGGGAAGCACGCTTACCTTAAGATGAACACGCACGCATTCCGTCTGGTGAAAAAGAACGGCTTTGTGGCTTCATGCTCTTGTTCTGGTTTGCTGGAAGAAGAAGAATTCCGCGATGCGATTCGTAAGGCGTCACTGAGAAACTACGCCGAGCTTCGCAGCGTTCTGCGCGGGGGCCATGCGGCAGACCATCCAACCTTGATGCAGTTCCCGGAAGGGTTTTACCTAAAAATGTACGTTCACTATGTGCATTAATAAAAAAGGCCCGTTTCCGGGCCTTTTTTGTTTTTCCTAAACAGTCTCTTTCTTATCGAGATATTTACGTTCAAACCAGAAAGTGCCGGCGGGAAGCACGGCCGCTGCGAAGGAAAGAATTCTTTGTTTCATGGACCAGTTCAGTTCGCTGGCAATGAAGTTTGCCATCAGGATGTAACCGATGAACAGGAAACCGTGGATAGGCCCCATGGATTTAACCAAAGCGGGATTGCCTGCCATGTACTTCATAGGCATAGCGATCAAAAGAAGAATCAGGAAGGAAGCCCCTTCGAGCCAACCCAAAATACGGAATGCTTGAATCATAAGTTCACCTCTTAGTCGTTCAGATACCCAATGTTAGCGCATTGTGCAGCTAAAATATAACTGAGAGGCCGCAGCAAATCATTGCGGTCAGGCTGAAATGCGTTTTATTAGCCACTGGTGCA
Coding sequences within it:
- a CDS encoding esterase-like activity of phytase family protein; translated protein: MLRGTGICLVLLFSLKVQALSLEYFGETAIKTGTEFKKTTIGGLSGMAFSGDTLWALSDDRGKFGEPRFYGFDLKISGKSVSLNPKSVSFISGLPKTGERAAILDPEGLALLPSGDFLVCSEGSNDSKPREMPRIFRISPQGTWKSDLSVPAKFLPESIGQQKQGVQNNLSFEGLSSSVDGKVLFASVETSLFQDYVAGEEEKGDWLRILKYEDKPEKGYQPLAEYAYRLDPLKDGHGGKEVFRGASEILAVSETKLIVLERGVRLLPKKIWANTITLYLVDLSKGTDVSGVSKLEGAKFTGVKKIKLVDFESDLGKKRGDKRVQNFEALAWGPKLPDGRRSLLIMSDNNFSKKEITELVVFAVEGE
- a CDS encoding DUF3817 domain-containing protein, yielding MIQAFRILGWLEGASFLILLLIAMPMKYMAGNPALVKSMGPIHGFLFIGYILMANFIASELNWSMKQRILSFAAAVLPAGTFWFERKYLDKKETV
- a CDS encoding class I SAM-dependent rRNA methyltransferase, translating into MMTVWRLRQGADKRIRSGHPWVFSNELLVSPKGHPAGAAVELQDSKGQFLARGYGNPHSLISFRALSFNSQDKDPTSFDFLHEKIFNSWRVRKAAGFRGSFRLAFGESDFIPGLVLDYYVIVQNGKRAQLFAAQLVTAGMNEALKDAEGFFKGLAEKAHAQGLSEFGWDQTAVVIRNDVGVRKLEGLQVEEPRLIKDLPDMNLRDVEIVLNAAGDDGTITMSCDLVEGQKTGFFLDQTHNIFLAVGLFKNWAKTQQPRKIRVLDLCCYVGHWSTQITRALKSLGFEVEVSLADISKTALAFAKKNAEREGAEVVVHEMDVSEGLAALPSTHYDIVIADPPAFIKSKKDIPIGKHAYLKMNTHAFRLVKKNGFVASCSCSGLLEEEEFRDAIRKASLRNYAELRSVLRGGHAADHPTLMQFPEGFYLKMYVHYVH